The DNA segment GCTACCAGATCAGCGAGGATACGGATGTCGCCGACCGACTCGCTGAAGGGCGGATACCCGAAGATATCAGCGAATTTGGTGACGCCAACGTCCTCCCGCCGAAGTACGAGATGCAGTAACGGGAGGCGGACGTGTTCCAGTTGTCGTGGGGAGGCGGCGCCGGACTCGGAGACCCAATCGACCGCGACCCGGAGCGCGTCCGCGAGGATGTCGCCAACGGGTACATCTCCCACGAAATGGACCGGTCCACGTACGGCGTCGCAGTCGACGGAGAGGGCATCGACGCCGAAGTGGACGCAGAGGCGACCGAGGCCCGTCGCGAAGAGATTCGCTCGGAGTGCTTCACCGCGGTAAAGCGGGAGGAGGGTGAGTGAACGTGCCGACCACGCTCGACACCCACCTCGAAGCGGCGGACGGTCGCCTCCGGTGTCGTTCCTGCGGCGAGGATATCTGCTCAGTCGACGCCGTCTATAAGGAGCACTTGCTCTGTGCGAAGAAGCCGCTGACGGAGGCGAACCCGCTCATCGACGAACCGGGAATCTACGTCGACGAGGAGTTCGAACTTCGGGAGTACTACTGCCCTGGGTGCGCGACGCTGGTTGAGGCGCAGATGATGCAGTCTGATCGGGATATTCTGGCCGACAAGGAACTGGCGACTGACCACTGAGCCACCAGCTCACCCCTTGGCTGTCGGTCACACGAGCGAGTTATCCGCCACTGCTCGCTCGAATCGTTCGTTCGCCATTGCTTCCCTGACCTGTTCTTTCGCTACCGCATCCCCAACTGAGCGTCCCCGGACGATAGACATAGGTAACTGCGGTTTATACTCCGCATTATCCGATGACTGAACTACTGACGGACAGGACTGCAGTCGTCACCGGCGGGTCGAGCGGTATCGGTCGCGGCATCGCGCTCTCGCTCGCGGGCCACGGCGCGGATGTGGTGGTAGCCGACATCGACCCCGAACCCAGAGGTGGCGGGATTAAGACTGTCGACTTGATCGCCGAGGATACGAACGGAAGCGGGGCATTCGTCGAGTGCGACGTGAGCAAGACATCGGACCTCGAACAAGCGGTCGAGGCTGCCGAGGAAGCTGGCGGACTTGACATCATGGTCAACAACGCTGGTATTCTCCACCGGCAGCCGTTCCTTGATATAACCGAGTCAGATTACGACGACCTGCTGGACGTCAACCTTCGAGGTACATTCTTCGGGTCGCAGATAGCTGCCCGAAAGATGCGGTTCTCCGGTGGTACCATTATTAATGTGGCGAGCGACGCGGCGCTCAAGGGGTATGGGAACCGGACGACATACTGTGCGTCCAAGGGAGCCATCCGGACGCTAACCTTCGCGATGGCTGAAGCGCTTGGTCCGCAAGGAATCCGAGTCAACGCAATCCTCCCCGGGTTAACGGAGACCCAAATGTCCTCGTTACAGCGACTGAACGACGACGAAATGGAGGATCTCTTCAAGAAGATACCGCTACGGCGAGCAGGTCAGCCCTCTGACGTCGGAGACGTCGCCGTTTTCTTGGCGAGCGACCTCGCAAGGTACGTCTCCGGTGCATCACTTCTTGTCGACGGTGGTCTAACAAACACGGACACACTCTGAGGTGGTCAAGAACTGTCTAAAGTGGTGCTCCACGAGTATATTATAGGAACCGGCGGAGCATAGACTCAACCTCGTTGACCTGATCTACCATCTCCCAGTGTCCAGATCCCTTTATTACGTATAGCGACGCGTTATCAATTAGCTCCATGTATTCCCACGTATGAGTGACCGGCGGGCCCAAGAAGTCGTCGTCTTTGCCCTGGAAGATGATAGTTTGGTGCGGCAGGTTAGCAATGTCTTCGTCCGCGAACACGAGTCCGCCACCCTCTAGCATCCTTCGTATTGCGGCATATGCCTCAGGAGCGTTTTCTCTGTTCCACATCTCGATCCGTCGGTCGATCGCTTCGTTTAGGTCAAACTGGTCGGTGACGCTCATCCGTCCTACAATCTCCTCCATATTTGACCGACCGAGCGCTGACCAGTCTTGATCTATGGGGTCTGATTCAGAGATGAGGCGGGCCGACGGGCCGAACAGCACGAGTTTGTCGATCAAGTCGGAGCGCTTGATTGCGGTTCCAATCGCCACAGAGGCCCCGAACGACTGTCCGACGAGCGTGGGTCTGGATAGTTCGAGCGTCTCCACGAAGCCAACTACGTGGTCCTGAAAAACCGTTCCGTCGTAATCGAAATTGTCTGGGTGGGGTATCTCAGACTTGCCGAACCCTACGAGATCCGGCGCGAGGACACGGTACCCAGCTGAAACCAGTTTGGGCATAAGAAACTGCCAGTTCAGCCATGCATCGATTCCTGGACCGCCCCCGTGGAGCAACACGAGTGGTTCGCCCGTACCACCTTCGTAATAGTGGGTCTCAATGCCGTTGACGTCTACTTTCTTCTCGCGGATTTCCAAGGGCATTGATATCGTTTAATACAGCGAGTGATGGTAAAACTACTGCTCACCTCCCGGATATCCGGTTTCAGACCTGCAGGTACGCCCTAAGGCCCGACAGTGACGAATATATCTGAGTGCTCGAAGAAATGGACCCTAGTATGAGTAATAGGGGTGTATTGAACCCAAAGTTTATTATATTGATTGTGAGTGTGTTGCAGTATATGTCCGAGCGACAAGAAGGCTTAGACCGCAGTGAGAGCTACCAGACCACTGTCAGGAATCGTCGTAACGTCCTGAAGGCCATCGGTTCCGTGGGGTCGATTTCCGCGCTTGCCGGCTGTTCAGGCACCATCGGCGGCCAAGGTGGGTCAGGCGGTCCGATAACTGCCGGCATCGCAGTACCGACGTCTGGTGGATACGCTGCCCTCGGAGAAGCAATCATCGCAGGCACGGAGGCGGCGATTGAAGATCGGGACGGCTCGATTAACGGCCGGGAGATAGAGGTCGCTACCCGGGACACGCAAGCAAACCCGAGCACGGCCCGAAACGCAGTTGAACAGCTTGTCAGTCAGGAAAGCGCTGACTTCATTAACGGGCCTGTATCTACGAACGTCGGCGAAGCGCTTCTTCCGATTATCGAGGAGAACGAGGTCTTGACCATCATGTCGAACGCGGCCACAACGGCGGCGGTCACGGATAAGTGCAACCGGTATACGTTCAAGACATCACCCATCAACGAGCAACAGGCGATGCCGATGGCGCAGTGGGCCGCTGAGAACCTTGACGGCGATGCCATCACGTTCTCAGCGGACTACTCTGCGGGGGCGCAAGTAAATGGGTTCTTCAAGAGGTACTTCGAGGAGGGCGGCGGGACAGTCGTTGAAGACATCTACGCGCCCCAGGACGAAAGCGACTTCTCGTCGTACTTCTCTCGGATACAGAACTCCGACGCGGACATCGTGTTCTCGTTCTTCGCTGGGGGGGCCGCAGTCCGATATCTAAACCAGGCTGCGGACTTCGGACTGGGCCAAAACCACGAACTGACTGGCCTCGGGTACCTGACGACTGGCGACGTAATGCCAGCTATCGGCGAAAACGCGAACGGGTGGAAGACTTGCCTCGACTATGCGGACACGCTCGAACGTGAGGAGTTCCAGACTTTCAAATCAGTCATGTCCAATCACGGCGTGTCTGAACCGAATCTTTATCACGCGCGGGGGTACGCCGCTGCCCAGTCCGTGTTCAAGGCGATGGAGGAAAGCGGCTCGACAAACACTGAGGATGTCATCTCCGGGCTCGAAGGACTAGAAGTTGCCGCTCCCCACGGTGACATCAAGTACCGCGCTGGTGACCACCAAGCTATTCTCGACTTCTACATCCGCGAGGTTCGGGACCAGCAGAATGAAATTCTCGACACTCAAGAAGATGTCATCCTGGAGGATCGGTGTGAAGCGTTCTAATTCAAGACAGCGATTACAATTGATGAAGGGCAAGCAATTAATCGTCGGATAATATGCTGACTGCAACAGACCTCACCAAAGAATTCGGTAAATTGCTGGCGGTCGATAGCGTTGACTTCAGCGTCGACGAGGGCACGATTACCTCGATAATCGGTCCGAACGGCGCCGGGAAGACGACGTTTTTCAACCTGCTAAGCGGTCGACTAACCCCGACCAGGGGGACTGTCAAGTTTCTTGGTGAAGACATCACCGAGGATCCACCGTACAAACGCTGCACGGCGGGTATCGGGCGGTCATTCCAAATAAACAATATTTTCCCAGACCTTACGGTACTCGAAAACGTCCGGGCGCCGGCGCAAGCAACCCTCAACCGCCAGTGGACGTTCTGGCGGCACCGAGATGAGTACGAAGACGTTCGCGAACAGGCGATGGCTGCGCTCCGAAACGTCGGCTTAGAGGGCCAGGCCGATCAGCGAGCGTCAGACCTCCCATACGGCGACCAGCGACGTCTGGAGATCGCCATCACGATTGCGACCGACCCTGAGCTGATACTACTCGACGAACCCACGGCAGGGATGTCGCCCGAGGAGACTGAGCGAATAATCAGTCTCATCCAACAACTCAGTAGCGATTTCACGATACTACTGATTGAACACGACATGGACGTCGTCGATGATGTTTCCGATCAAATCATGGTTCTCAACCAGGGCCGAAAACTCGTCGAGGGTCAACCTAGCAAGGTACTGAACGACGAGCAAGTGCAGGAAGCCTATCTGGGGGGCCTCTGATGGCGCTGCTCGACGTGGATTCTATCCACACCTCTTACGGCCGGAGCAAGGTCCTTCACGGCGTCTCGCTGTCGGTGACGGGCGGCGAGGTCGTCTCGCTCCTGGGTAGGAACGGCGCCGGCAAGACGACGACTGTTCGCTCCATCGCCGGTCTGACGCCAGCATCGGAGGGCACCATCGTGTTCGACGACCAGGAAATAACTGACTGGTCACCCGAACACATCTCGAAGGCTGGTATCTCGCTGGTCCCTGAAGACCGCGACATCTTCCCATCACTGACCGTTGAGGAGAACCTTCGCCTCGGCGGGATGGCCCACGACGATTCGGCGGGGCGTCTCGCGCGGATCTACGACTATTTCGCGCGGTTGGACGAAAGGCGCACGCAACTCGCAGGTCAGATGAGCGGCGGTGAACGACAGATGCTGGCTATCGGTCGGTCGCTGATGACGAATCCAGACCTACTGATACTCGACGAACCTAGTGAAGGACTCGCGCCCGTCATTGTCGACGACCTCGTAGACATCCTCAACGAGATACGGGGTGAAGAGGCCGCAATCCTCCTGATAGAACAAAACACGGAGATAGCTATGAAGCTAGCCGACAGACACTACATCATCGAGACCGGACAGAACCGCTTCCACGGCACGACCACCGAACTAAAACAGAACGAAGAGATACTGGAAACGACTCTCGGTGTCCGTCAGAAGGAGGTCGACTAATGGTCGCGACGTCCGCAATAATCGCCCAAGCCCTGAACGGACTCTCTCAGATGATGCTGCTCGTGTTGATTGCGTCGGGACTGACTATCATCTTCGGCCTCATGGACATCCTGAACTTCGCTCACGGGTCGTTCTACATGCTCGGCGCCTACATTGGGCTGAGCACGTACTTGCTGACTGAACAGTTCTTCTTAGCCATCGTAGTCGCGTTCATCCTCGTCGGGGCGCTGGGCGGGTTGCTTGAGTATACGACGCTTCGGCCCCTGTACGGCCGCGATCCGGTGGACCACCTTTTAATCACCTTCGGGTTCCTACTCGTGCTTGACCAGTCGGCTCACTTCATTTGGGGAGCGGACCTAAAGTCGATGCCTACGCCCGACCTGCTCGACTTCTCGCTCCAGCTCGGCATGCTGTCGTACCCGGCCTATAGAATCTTCATCTTCTTGTTCGGTCTGGCATTCGTCGGCGGAATGTTCCTATTGATTCAGCGGTCGAACATGGGCCTGATCATTCGAGCAGGGACGCACAATACCGAGACGGTTCGCTCACTGGGAATCAACTTACCGCGCGCGTTCACGATGACCTTCGCGTTCGGCGCTGGAATCGCCGGAGTCTCCGGAGTCATCGCAGCACCAGTGGTTGGTCTATCCCCGACGATGGGTGTCTCGATAATCATCGACGCGTTCATCGTCGTGGTAATCGGTGGGCTCGGGAGCTTCCGCGGCTCCATCGTCGCGGCGTTCATCATCGCCGAGGTGAGAGCGCTAGGGGCACTGTTCTTCCCCGGCTTCACGTCGATACTCGTGCTCCTCGCACTTGTCGTCACGCTCGTCATCAAACCAGAAGGACTGTTCCCGACGTCCATCACGGAGGCATAACATGAACGTAAATCTAAACACGATTCGACACGGCGCGGTCGAGAACCGCTGGCTAATAGCGATTCTCACCGTGCTAACGGTATTCCCGTTCGTTGCACCGCCGTTCATTGGCTCGTTCTATACAGTGTTGATGATCGAAGCGATGGTATTCGCCATCTTCGCCCTCGGGTATGACATCATGATGGGCTACACGGGGATGATTTCGTTCGGCCACGCCGCGTACTTCGGTCTCGGCGTCTATGGTGGAGCGCTTACGGTACTCCACCTCTCGGAGGGGCTTATTCCCCTCTTATTGGTCGCTGTCGTCCTCAGTGCAGCGTTCGCGTTCATCGTGGGCTACTTTTCGCTTCGGTCCACGGGCGTGTACTTCGCGTTGATAACCTTTGCGTTCGCGCAGATTCTCTACGAAATCGTAATCCGGTCGAGTGACTTCCTCGGTGGCAACAACGGCCTCACCGTTTCAACGCCGACCCTCTTCGCCAGCATCGAAATTTCTGAGATGATGATCTACTATATTGTCTTCCTCACGATGGTGGCCGTCTACATAGGCGCCCGTCGGCTAATGAACTCGCCACTGGGGCTGATATTCCAAGTGATTGGAGAGAATGATCAGCGCGCGGAATTCATCGGCTACAACGTCGACCGTTACAAGCATATATCGTTCATCATCTCCGGAATGGTCAGTGGGCTAGCTGGTGGTCTCTTCGTCGCAGCAGAGGGGTTCGCATCACCCGATATGTTGTTCTGGTTATTCTCTGGAGAAATAATCATTATGGTGGTCTTTGGCGGCGTCGGCACGCTCTACGGTCCGATGATCGGTGCTGGTGTCTTCATCTACCTCGAGACCTACCTCAACTCTACGTTCGACGCGTGGCAGATAATCTTGGGTCTCGTTTTTATCACTGTCGTGTTGTTGTTCCCGCAGGGTCTGGTTGGCCTTCTCAAGGACTCCGACAGTCTCGACTCGCTATCGCTGGAGCGGTTGCGCGACCAGCTAACTTCCAGAGACTGACATCCTACCTCGGTTACCGTCGAAGACTTCCGAGTGCATGTGTGTAAGGGCTTGTAGCTTCCCTACGCACTCGGTGTGAATCGTCGCATTTTGCGGTCGAACAGTAAGGGATGGGTGTTTCCAGCCATCGGCACCTATATGGCCCACCGGAGGACTCTGAGTGTGTTCTATTGGGGAGGCTAATCGCGTGAAGTGGAGTTTCCGAATACACCGGAACGCTAGGACACGCCTCGGAGCGCACAGCCGAACGCGACATCGTAAAACAAGATCGACGCGACGAAACGGGGCGCACCAACACCGTTCTCCTCAGAAGGCCCGAAACTGATTCTCGGGCCCGAACTGCGTGTCGGTTCTCTTCCCGTTGCGTTCACAGCTCCTCTCCCACCCTGACGGACGCCTCAACCAGCTAGACGAAACTACCTGTGTGGACGGTCCAGTTCGTCCGGGTTTAATTCATCCTCAGGACCGAACGGTGTCTCCAGCATCTCGGAGAACACGCTGTGGTCCTGCCACGTCAGACTCTCCAGTTCAAGTGGGTCCAGGCGGATGCTTCGACCGAGCTTCGGGGACCGTATCTCAAGTCGGCGCCCGTTCCTCGTGTCAACCATGCGCATTGTGACCGTAGCGAATTCGTTGGAGAGGGTCTTCTCTTCTTCCATATTACAACGAATAGAGTGATGAGTGATAAGCCTTTGTCAAACTCGTGTTCAGGACCACTATCCGTGTTCGAGGTCGATACCGCTGTCGGCTGGCCGAACGTTTCAGACTCGCCACCAGCAGTACATTCCGAGCAGTATCGTCGCCAGCGTGAACGCAATAACAGGCACGTACGATTCAGTGTTCGAGACGATGGCTGTTCCGACGAGCGGGAGCACTAGGGACGTTACTCCGAAGGCTGTTGTGAATACGCCTATGACAGCTGTGCTTCGCTCGGGGTCGTACATCTCGAGGAGGACCGGGATGTATAGTGTCGCCGCGCCGCCGAGGCCGAGGCCGAACAACACCACGGCGACCAGCGACGTCAGTATTGATGGAACAAATAGGAGTATTGTCGCGACGCCGGCGGTACTCATCGACAGGAGATACGAGGGATAGGCGCCGATGCGGTCCGCGACAACGCCGCTACCTAGTCGCGAGAAAATGCTAATTCCACCGATGAACCCGAACATCAGCGACGCGCGTGACGCGCTGAGGCCCCGGCTCTCGAACAGCCCCAGAGTGAATACACTCAACAGCGAGTACCACCCTAGCGAGAAGGCGACGCCAGCGAATTGGTACGTCAAATCGTTCGACCGCCAGATGCCCACAACCCAATCGTACAGTTCCGTTCCCGTTGTCGATTCGTCCTCGACCCACGGCGGGTCCCGGCAGATCAGTCCTGCGAAGAAGACTGGGACCGCTGTTACCACCAGGAAGACGAAAAATCCCTGTCGCACACCAAGTGTATCTAACGTATAGTGCCATGCTGGCGGGACGAGAAAGAGGCTGAGTCCGTTCCCGGCGAACAAGATGCCAGTTCCCGTACCCCTGTACGTATCGAACCACCGGGGGATAGTCGACGCAAGAACCACGTAGACCGTTCCGAGAATAACACCCATCGTCGCAAACACGAACGCTAGCGCATATATCGATTCAACGACGAAGAGCGATGGGGCGAGTAGCGAGAGCACAGCTCCGCTGACAATGAGGACCCTCCTCGCAGGCACTTTCGATATCAATACACCGAGAATCCCTCCGCCAGCGAAGAACATGAACAGCTGCAGAGAGAAGATACTCGAAAGCAGCACCTCGGAGAACGGATATGTGGGCCCAAAGTAACGAAGGAATACCCCGAATGAGTACGGCGTTCCAAAGGTGAAGATGCTAGCGAACGCGCCGACGAGT comes from the Haloarchaeobius salinus genome and includes:
- a CDS encoding acetone carboxylase subunit gamma; this translates as MPTTLDTHLEAADGRLRCRSCGEDICSVDAVYKEHLLCAKKPLTEANPLIDEPGIYVDEEFELREYYCPGCATLVEAQMMQSDRDILADKELATDH
- a CDS encoding SDR family oxidoreductase translates to MTELLTDRTAVVTGGSSGIGRGIALSLAGHGADVVVADIDPEPRGGGIKTVDLIAEDTNGSGAFVECDVSKTSDLEQAVEAAEEAGGLDIMVNNAGILHRQPFLDITESDYDDLLDVNLRGTFFGSQIAARKMRFSGGTIINVASDAALKGYGNRTTYCASKGAIRTLTFAMAEALGPQGIRVNAILPGLTETQMSSLQRLNDDEMEDLFKKIPLRRAGQPSDVGDVAVFLASDLARYVSGASLLVDGGLTNTDTL
- a CDS encoding alpha/beta fold hydrolase codes for the protein MPLEIREKKVDVNGIETHYYEGGTGEPLVLLHGGGPGIDAWLNWQFLMPKLVSAGYRVLAPDLVGFGKSEIPHPDNFDYDGTVFQDHVVGFVETLELSRPTLVGQSFGASVAIGTAIKRSDLIDKLVLFGPSARLISESDPIDQDWSALGRSNMEEIVGRMSVTDQFDLNEAIDRRIEMWNRENAPEAYAAIRRMLEGGGLVFADEDIANLPHQTIIFQGKDDDFLGPPVTHTWEYMELIDNASLYVIKGSGHWEMVDQVNEVESMLRRFL
- a CDS encoding ABC transporter substrate-binding protein, which encodes MSERQEGLDRSESYQTTVRNRRNVLKAIGSVGSISALAGCSGTIGGQGGSGGPITAGIAVPTSGGYAALGEAIIAGTEAAIEDRDGSINGREIEVATRDTQANPSTARNAVEQLVSQESADFINGPVSTNVGEALLPIIEENEVLTIMSNAATTAAVTDKCNRYTFKTSPINEQQAMPMAQWAAENLDGDAITFSADYSAGAQVNGFFKRYFEEGGGTVVEDIYAPQDESDFSSYFSRIQNSDADIVFSFFAGGAAVRYLNQAADFGLGQNHELTGLGYLTTGDVMPAIGENANGWKTCLDYADTLEREEFQTFKSVMSNHGVSEPNLYHARGYAAAQSVFKAMEESGSTNTEDVISGLEGLEVAAPHGDIKYRAGDHQAILDFYIREVRDQQNEILDTQEDVILEDRCEAF
- a CDS encoding ABC transporter ATP-binding protein yields the protein MLTATDLTKEFGKLLAVDSVDFSVDEGTITSIIGPNGAGKTTFFNLLSGRLTPTRGTVKFLGEDITEDPPYKRCTAGIGRSFQINNIFPDLTVLENVRAPAQATLNRQWTFWRHRDEYEDVREQAMAALRNVGLEGQADQRASDLPYGDQRRLEIAITIATDPELILLDEPTAGMSPEETERIISLIQQLSSDFTILLIEHDMDVVDDVSDQIMVLNQGRKLVEGQPSKVLNDEQVQEAYLGGL
- a CDS encoding ABC transporter ATP-binding protein; translated protein: MALLDVDSIHTSYGRSKVLHGVSLSVTGGEVVSLLGRNGAGKTTTVRSIAGLTPASEGTIVFDDQEITDWSPEHISKAGISLVPEDRDIFPSLTVEENLRLGGMAHDDSAGRLARIYDYFARLDERRTQLAGQMSGGERQMLAIGRSLMTNPDLLILDEPSEGLAPVIVDDLVDILNEIRGEEAAILLIEQNTEIAMKLADRHYIIETGQNRFHGTTTELKQNEEILETTLGVRQKEVD
- a CDS encoding branched-chain amino acid ABC transporter permease produces the protein MVATSAIIAQALNGLSQMMLLVLIASGLTIIFGLMDILNFAHGSFYMLGAYIGLSTYLLTEQFFLAIVVAFILVGALGGLLEYTTLRPLYGRDPVDHLLITFGFLLVLDQSAHFIWGADLKSMPTPDLLDFSLQLGMLSYPAYRIFIFLFGLAFVGGMFLLIQRSNMGLIIRAGTHNTETVRSLGINLPRAFTMTFAFGAGIAGVSGVIAAPVVGLSPTMGVSIIIDAFIVVVIGGLGSFRGSIVAAFIIAEVRALGALFFPGFTSILVLLALVVTLVIKPEGLFPTSITEA
- a CDS encoding branched-chain amino acid ABC transporter permease, translating into MNVNLNTIRHGAVENRWLIAILTVLTVFPFVAPPFIGSFYTVLMIEAMVFAIFALGYDIMMGYTGMISFGHAAYFGLGVYGGALTVLHLSEGLIPLLLVAVVLSAAFAFIVGYFSLRSTGVYFALITFAFAQILYEIVIRSSDFLGGNNGLTVSTPTLFASIEISEMMIYYIVFLTMVAVYIGARRLMNSPLGLIFQVIGENDQRAEFIGYNVDRYKHISFIISGMVSGLAGGLFVAAEGFASPDMLFWLFSGEIIIMVVFGGVGTLYGPMIGAGVFIYLETYLNSTFDAWQIILGLVFITVVLLFPQGLVGLLKDSDSLDSLSLERLRDQLTSRD
- a CDS encoding MFS transporter, whose translation is MSGTGAPDEFYSWVVALVGAFASIFTFGTPYSFGVFLRYFGPTYPFSEVLLSSIFSLQLFMFFAGGGILGVLISKVPARRVLIVSGAVLSLLAPSLFVVESIYALAFVFATMGVILGTVYVVLASTIPRWFDTYRGTGTGILFAGNGLSLFLVPPAWHYTLDTLGVRQGFFVFLVVTAVPVFFAGLICRDPPWVEDESTTGTELYDWVVGIWRSNDLTYQFAGVAFSLGWYSLLSVFTLGLFESRGLSASRASLMFGFIGGISIFSRLGSGVVADRIGAYPSYLLSMSTAGVATILLFVPSILTSLVAVVLFGLGLGGAATLYIPVLLEMYDPERSTAVIGVFTTAFGVTSLVLPLVGTAIVSNTESYVPVIAFTLATILLGMYCWWRV